In Rhopalosiphum padi isolate XX-2018 chromosome 3, ASM2088224v1, whole genome shotgun sequence, the genomic stretch ACTCGAGCtccgataataacaataaagaaaATTTCAACTCTGACGTAAGTTTATTGAAACTAGATATTTATCAGTtagatataaaatgtttataaaaatcaatataaatacttaaacattATGTTTTACAGAAACCTGTTGAACTGGAAGCACAGTCGTCTTCCAAAGAGGAGGAGAGCTGaagtatcaataatattgtgatgtaaGTATTAGGGATGTGTCGTTCACGAACGACCTAGTTCAATGTACAATTAGTTGATGAACGAACGACGAACATTCAATCGAGAAGAAGTGAAAACGATTTatcgaaatttaattttttgttttaactattACCGTTTTGAACAGTGCAACTGTACAACCACACCACTACAATAGTTGTACTATTGTACTGTTAAGACCAAATGAatgatgtttaatttttatcaagcGTCAATGCAGTACTGATTCAGTGATTCGCAcggattttgaatttaatattaaattagttatcgCTGACAACGCATTGCAGTCGGTCTTGAGCGAGCGTTCTCTACAActcattcatttattttacgTCAAATATAAAGGtatgttgaaattttttttttttatatttaattaaattgtattatctttcattttttaaacaaccGCCGATGTATGCGGAATGACTATCCGatggattaaaaaataatattgattttgttatattttattaccctATAGTTACAAAAATGCACACCGAGGATCTATCTAATGAAGGATCCGAGCCATTTGATTTCCGTTTAAGTTATCGAAGTGACAGGCCTGTCGATAGGGGGGGGGGATGGAAGAGGTAGGATTCCTCCTAGGCCCGAACGTTTTAAGGGGCCCAAAAAAAGATGCGccgtaattaattatacaattcgaacaattttttttttgattatttacaaattttagctGACGGTATGTTAgccaaatgataaaataataccaaataaGTATATATCGTAGATACGTCGAACAGACtaattgttaaatgtatatcatattgtattatagtcaGAAAATTATATGAAAGATTACCATCACATGAAAACAATAAAGACCACATTCAATGTTTTATGAAGTGACGTGAAGTAGAAAcacgaataaaaaatgatagttCGATTGACAAGCTAATGTGCAAACAAATTGCACACGAAGCCAAAAATGGAAAGACATTTGATACAATTTTATCTTTAAGTGTAAGAGGCTTAAAGAAAAAGTCATGTGGTAGGAGAATCAAATAATGAAAACTTTTTAGGGATTTTAGAACTATTAAGCCACTATGACCCTATTAACGatggtttaaaattattgtggcCATAAGGAGGACacgattaaaatgtaattttgatgTTATCAGACGCAGCGCTATATGGTGAAAACAACAGAATTATTAAAAGTCTTTTATCCTAACCCTAGAATGCATAGTGTCGTTTTTGAACAACAACCTCTTTAacatgttcaaaaaaaaaaaataatgtcgctctgctgtacagtagaTTACAAGTAGGTAATGATTGACCCTggctacattatttttattatcttgacattttacattaatatgtaactataataaattcacattaaaataccaataactattacaatatttattaattatcagtgAACTAAGCAATTTAATGAAAGtcaaaaatacatacttatttttttattttatgatctaGATTTTATCCATTTTCTATGGTGGATGACAAagaatttagaaaactattaaaaatgttgaacccTCGATATGAGATTCCTTGCCGACAAACTATATCTAAGAATTTGATcccaaaattatacaatttaactttagaaaatttaaaaaaaagttgaaactgCAAAAGCAGTTTCGTTGACAACAGATGGTTGGacttgtgtaaataataaaagttatgttGCAGTAACAGCTCATTTTATTGATAAAGATAAAATGGTGTCTGTTTGCCTTGGTTGTGAACATTTCCTCTACAGCACACAGCAATTAATCTAGcagagtatttaaaaaatataacaattgaatggaaaatcaataataaagttGTGGCTGTTGTAACGGACAATGCAGCAAATATGGTTTCAGCAGTACGTCAGTTACATTTTCGACACATATGATGTTTTGCTCATTCCATCAATCTTGTTGTTCAAAATTCACTAGAAAACATTTCAGAAATagtttcaaaagtaaaaaaaatagtcgAATTTTTCAAACGCAGCAGTACCGCATTAACAAAACTCCAATCAACACAAGCTCAAATGGGTTTacctttattaaaattgaagcaAGATTGTGTGACGAGATGGAACTCGACATTTGATATGTTGAAgagaattatttgtataaaagatGCTGTAATTTCAACATTAGCCCTATTACAAAGTAGTATTGATACTTTGACTCCAGAAGAATGGGATATAGTTGATAAAGCCAttcttatattacaaatttttaatgagGTTACAATAGAAGTTAGCTCAGAAAAAACTGTatctttatcaaaaaaaatagttttagttaGTTCCATGACAGCAACTGTAAATACTTATGTTGACGATATATCTTTGCCTCATGCAGTTCATCAAATGGCAGTTTCACTGAAAAATGAACTACAAAAACGGTTTAAAGACATTGAAGAGACTGAAATTGTGGCACAAGCATCAATCTTGGACcctcgatttaaaaaatatggtttcactgatgaagtaaaatataaaaacgccTATACAAATTTAAGAACACGAATAGGAAACATTCGATTACCGTCAACACCATCTAACAACCTCGAACAAGCACCAACAACTTCAACATCACAACCTCCAGTATCTCTGTTATGGAAAATTTATGAAGATAAAGTTGAGAAATTCAAATCCACAGTGTCATCAACTGCAGCAGGAATAATAGAGTTAGATAAATACCTCGGAGAAACATTAATTGACCGTAAAGATGATCCGTTAAAATGGTGGTATGAACGAAAACATATTTATCCTCATCTATATGAATTTGCTATGAAGCGCCTCTGTGTGACAGCAACTAGTGTTCCTTGCGAGAGAATATTTTCAGAAGCTGGACAAATTATTACGCAAAAAAGAAATCGCTTGAACACAAAAAAAGCTtcacagttaatatttttacacaataatcTTTCTTAaaccttttattataaaaaagttgtatTCTTCTTCTTTCTTTCTGGGCTTTTACAGGCCCTTAAGGCCCATCGCCGCAACAACATATTGTTTCCATTCTTCTCTATCATTTGCACTTTCTTCTGCGTTTCTTACGTTCAGGAGTTTTAAGTCTTCCTTTACTCTATCCACCCATCTTTGTCTGGGGCGTCCTCGAGGCCTCTTAGTGTCGGTTAAAGTTGTATTATCAAAACTGTATTTAAGGTGaaaaaaaagcaattatttatagttattatttttatttctgtaatatGTAACTAGTAACCACTAACTTACTAAATAAACTATCTagttgatgttttatttttctttgacaAAAATAACTTCCATTACGGATTATTTAAGAAGGTACTAAAAGTATTTCATCTGATGACCATTGGTCACGGTATcacaagttaatataatattttgagaaataaattacattaagttCAAATTATTACTGTTTGTTCAAATAACAATGTGTAGTTAACAAGCACAATTTTCAAATATCATATCAAATTATCAAGTATCAAgtatcaactatttttttttttaatattatcaaaatcacCTAATCAGTAGCTATAGCAGTCATGTACAGCTGTTTTTGAGATTTTGGACgtgaactaaatattattatctgaagTTCACGATATCACGATATCACGATCACGaactattttacaatttacagtgAACAGTGAACACAATGtgaccaatttattttatgaactgTGAACTGTTAGGTTACATGTACTGAAATAGTTCGGAATAGTTCATCAAAGTGAATAGTTCAAATGAACTATTCGTTCACGAACTTAACATCTCTACACCGCACTGTACGCGACACACCACCTTTTCGCCGTACCGTGCCCACCGTAAATATAccattttctcttttttttcacattggtgttttttttgttgttttgtttgtatttttgccTACAAATAAAGCCCCCTTCGTACCCAAAGACTTGtgcttctttatttatttttccccgTGCTCCCTGTGTGCCGTTCAACCACCATCCGAGTtggatattaattaaacaaaagaaacattaacatattttatattttacgatgagatttttgggcagcaaaatCTTCAATGACCTCATTATAACTAATTGATTTAGTTATCTCacattctatatttaaaattgccaAATTGTTTAAACGGTTGTCATTCATTGAAGATCTCAAGTATGATTTCACTCTTTTCAGAACACTAAATGACCGTTCAGCTGAAGTATTAGAAACCGGACAGCATAAATACATACGTAACGCAATATCTACATATGGGTAGACATCTGCTATATTGTGATCTTCGATGATTTTGCACAACTCTAAAAAAGATTTTGGTGATACAATTCCTGGTAAACTTTTTAAGTATCCATGaaaatgaatacattcattTATAAATGATCCATCGAGATCTTCAGGATACTGACTCTGTAATTTGGTAGCTTTCTTTCTCACTTCAATTACTGGTAAATCAAtcatgtttgaaaaaaatccgAACATAGTATTAATATCATCATAACAGCTTTTACGCTTCCTTAACTCTGAAAGTAATGAATCtattatgacaaaatatgtgtttattttaaatgattctcTAGCTTCAAATGATGTGTCGCCTTGACATGATTCATCGTATGgaatttttcttttcttcttCCTGACAACTTTATACTCTTCAATTTCAGATTTTTCCATAGCTAGTTTTTCATAGTGTGAAAAAGTATTTCTTAAATctgttacataattaattaaagatgTGTATAGGTTTATAACAATTGTCAGATCAATTTCAATAGTCTGTAATTTCTTGCTTGTACTATTAAACCTCTTTAAAATATCATTCCAAAATGACACAAGAATACACATTTCCaatctattcattttttttattaacccaGTTGATTCACATTTTGTCTTAGAATTTTCTATTGGATTTTCAACAAAACTGTTCAATGCTTTAAGAAGTTCTGTCCAGTTTTGAGAAAGACTTGAACAAGCTTCGTGTCTAGCTGCCCATCGAGTATCATTCCGCGTGTTCGGTcgagtattatcattattatctttataaattataataattgaggCAGTAAGCACAAATAACTTATCAtgaaacactattattattagcattttaaataaaaaaaatgatgccCCTTGAAATTTGATGCCTGGGGCGATTGCCCCCTCTCGCCCCCCcccctaaatacgccactgcatCCGACGCGACCTCACCATCACATAGTGACAACCGTAGGTACGCGTCAGTGCCAAAAAAATTCAACCACAAGAACATCTGAAAACATTGGCCGGGCAATGTTTTTTCATTCATGAAGACGATATTCGAGAAGGAATAAATGACTTTTCAATGATATATAGTAGTAGGAAAAATTCCCAAATGATATTCTTAAGTCCAGCAGCATATGTCAACCATGATTGCGAGGAGGGGCTATATTTTAGCCGAAAATATTAAAGCCGACAGTATTTTAGCCGACAATATTATAGCCGACAAATATTTCAGCCGACAATATTTTAGCCGACAAATATTTCAGCAGACAATATTCTAGCCGAAAAATATTACAGCCGAAAGTATTTTAGCCGAACGTATTTTAGCCGACAAATATTACAGCCGAACGTATTTTAGCCGACAAATATTACAGCCGAACGTATTTTAGCCAACTAAAATTTGGCTTGAAATTTGACAGTTGGtaacattgtttataaataatggtTGGTAAAACCTtcgattatttgaaattttacgtTGATTATTGATTCGTATATTTAATTGCCTATATTAGCCTCcttctaaaatatttagaattaaatattagtatattatattgaatattgttgtaaaacaaataacaataacaattaataatataatttatgtatgatataaaacaaaatcgatgtatagacaattttttatt encodes the following:
- the LOC132924833 gene encoding E3 SUMO-protein ligase ZBED1-like encodes the protein MGLPLLKLKQDCVTRWNSTFDMLKRIICIKDAVISTLALLQSSIDTLTPEEWDIVDKAILILQIFNEVTIEVSSEKTVSLSKKIVLVSSMTATVNTYVDDISLPHAVHQMAVSLKNELQKRFKDIEETEIVAQASILDPRFKKYGNIRLPSTPSNNLEQAPTTSTSQPPVSLLWKIYEDKVEKFKSTVSSTAAGIIELDKYLGETLIDRKDDPLKWWYERKHIYPHLYEFAMKRLCVTATSVPCERIFSEAGQIITQKRNRLNTKKASQLIFLHNNLS
- the LOC132924834 gene encoding uncharacterized protein LOC132924834; amino-acid sequence: MLIIIVFHDKLFVLTASIIIIYKDNNDNTRPNTRNDTRWAARHEACSSLSQNWTELLKALNSFVENPIENSKTKCESTGLIKKMNRLEMCILVSFWNDILKRFNSTSKKLQTIEIDLTIVINLYTSLINYVTDLRNTFSHYEKLAMEKSEIEEYKVVRKKKRKIPYDESCQGDTSFEARESFKINTYFVIIDSLLSELRKRKSCYDDINTMFGFFSNMIDLPVIEVRKKATKLQSQYPEDLDGSFINECIHFHGYLKSLPGIVSPKSFLELCKIIEDHNIADVYPYVDIALRMYLCCPVSNTSAERSFSVLKRVKSYLRSSMNDNRLNNLRPRGRPRQRWVDRVKEDLKLLNVRNAEESANDREEWKQYVVAAMGLKGL